From Streptomyces asiaticus, one genomic window encodes:
- a CDS encoding glycoside hydrolase family 3 protein — protein sequence MADAIGEGGEGNEGGTAEAVEKALGLLDLDTKARLLSGQDMWSLPAVPEIGLSSLVMSDGPIGVRGVHWTADDPSIALPSPTALAATWDPELARRAGRLLAQEARRKGVHVLLAPTVNLHRSPLGGRHFEAYSEDPYLTGEIGTGYVTGVQDGGVGTTVKHFVANDAETERFTVDNQIAARALRELYLAPFEAIVKNARPWGVMAAYNGVNGSTMTEHRELQQGVLRGEWGFDGFIVSDWLAARDTVRGLKGGLDVAMPGPRTVYGEALAAAVRDGRVSEAELDEAVRRLLTLAARVGVLDGAAPAVAPAGRPGPIDGDALAREIARRSFVLLRNEGAGGREAVLPLDPGAPGGVRSLALIGAAARDARVLGGGSAVVFPDHVVSPLDGLRAALPPGVELSYAVGADPTDELTPAAQGFELRAVIRAADGRVLGESRLASGQVQWISDFPEGVSFEELHTVETVGTFTPRESGAHSFGTRGLGGLRLAVGGKVLFEGEEHPADVGDPFEAFMGSPVPRGQVELTAGEPVEVSLICAVARPEDALLDAVCFSLLHRAPERDAEELIQEAAAAASAAEAAVVVVATTERVESEGFDRGHLRLPGRQDELVRRVAATGTPTVVVVNAGSPVEMAWRDEVAAVLLSWFPGQEAGAALADVLLGAEEPGGRLPTTWPQRLEDAPVSTVTPSEGRLVYDEGVFIGYRAWERREGIAPAYWFGHGLGYTDWAYEALDFTPAGRDGEALGTVTVRVRNTGARAGREVVQLYLTVPENDGVERPVRRLVGFASVGAAPGETAEVTIPVPRRAAEIWDATKGAWRLIPGTYAAEAGRSVADRRLSASVPVQPTA from the coding sequence ATGGCGGACGCGATCGGCGAGGGCGGCGAGGGCAATGAGGGGGGCACGGCCGAGGCCGTGGAGAAGGCCCTCGGCCTGCTGGATCTGGACACCAAGGCGCGGCTGCTGTCCGGGCAGGACATGTGGAGCCTGCCCGCCGTACCGGAGATCGGGCTGAGCTCCCTGGTGATGTCGGACGGCCCGATCGGCGTCCGCGGCGTCCACTGGACCGCGGACGACCCCTCCATCGCCCTGCCCAGCCCCACCGCGCTCGCCGCGACCTGGGACCCGGAGCTCGCCCGGCGGGCGGGGCGGCTGCTCGCGCAGGAGGCGCGGCGCAAGGGCGTCCATGTGCTGCTCGCGCCCACGGTCAATCTGCACCGCTCCCCGCTGGGCGGCCGCCACTTCGAGGCGTACAGCGAGGATCCGTATCTCACCGGCGAGATCGGCACCGGCTATGTGACGGGTGTGCAGGACGGCGGGGTGGGCACCACCGTCAAGCACTTCGTGGCCAACGACGCCGAGACCGAGCGCTTCACCGTCGACAACCAGATCGCCGCGCGGGCGCTGCGCGAGCTGTATCTCGCGCCCTTCGAAGCCATCGTCAAGAACGCCCGCCCCTGGGGCGTCATGGCCGCCTACAACGGGGTCAACGGCTCGACCATGACCGAGCACCGCGAGCTCCAGCAGGGCGTGCTGCGTGGCGAATGGGGCTTCGACGGCTTCATCGTCTCCGACTGGTTGGCGGCCCGTGACACCGTGCGGGGGCTCAAGGGCGGGCTGGATGTCGCGATGCCCGGCCCGCGGACCGTCTACGGCGAGGCGCTGGCCGCCGCGGTGCGCGACGGCCGGGTGAGCGAGGCGGAGCTGGACGAGGCGGTGCGGCGGCTGCTCACCCTGGCCGCCAGGGTCGGCGTCCTGGACGGCGCGGCCCCCGCCGTCGCCCCCGCCGGCCGGCCCGGCCCGATCGACGGGGACGCGCTGGCCCGTGAGATCGCCCGGCGGTCCTTCGTGCTGCTGCGGAACGAGGGCGCGGGCGGCCGGGAAGCCGTGCTGCCCCTCGACCCCGGCGCCCCCGGCGGGGTGCGGTCGCTGGCCCTGATCGGCGCCGCGGCGCGCGACGCCCGGGTGCTGGGCGGTGGCTCGGCGGTGGTCTTCCCCGACCATGTGGTCTCACCGCTCGACGGGCTGCGGGCCGCCCTCCCGCCGGGCGTCGAGCTCAGTTACGCCGTGGGCGCCGACCCCACCGATGAACTCACCCCCGCCGCCCAGGGGTTCGAGCTGCGCGCCGTTATCCGGGCCGCCGACGGGCGGGTGCTCGGCGAGTCCCGGCTGGCCAGTGGGCAGGTGCAGTGGATCAGCGACTTCCCCGAGGGCGTGAGCTTCGAGGAGCTGCACACCGTCGAGACCGTCGGCACCTTCACCCCGCGCGAGAGCGGCGCCCACTCCTTCGGCACCAGGGGGCTGGGCGGCCTCCGGCTGGCCGTGGGCGGCAAGGTGCTCTTCGAGGGGGAGGAGCACCCGGCGGACGTCGGCGACCCCTTCGAGGCGTTCATGGGCTCGCCGGTGCCCCGGGGCCAGGTGGAGCTCACGGCGGGCGAACCGGTGGAGGTCAGCCTCATCTGCGCGGTGGCCCGGCCCGAGGACGCCCTTCTGGACGCCGTCTGCTTCAGCCTGCTGCACCGGGCCCCGGAGCGGGACGCCGAGGAGCTGATCCAGGAGGCCGCCGCCGCGGCCTCGGCGGCCGAGGCGGCCGTGGTGGTGGTCGCCACCACCGAGCGGGTCGAGAGCGAGGGGTTCGACCGCGGGCATCTGCGGCTGCCGGGCCGTCAGGACGAGCTGGTGCGCCGGGTCGCCGCCACCGGCACCCCCACCGTGGTGGTGGTCAACGCGGGCTCACCGGTCGAGATGGCCTGGCGGGACGAGGTCGCCGCGGTGCTGCTGAGCTGGTTCCCGGGCCAGGAGGCGGGGGCCGCGCTCGCCGACGTCCTGCTGGGCGCGGAGGAGCCCGGCGGCCGCCTGCCCACGACCTGGCCCCAGCGGCTCGAGGACGCCCCGGTCAGTACGGTCACGCCCAGCGAGGGCCGACTGGTCTACGACGAGGGTGTGTTCATCGGCTACCGCGCGTGGGAGCGGCGGGAGGGGATCGCTCCGGCGTACTGGTTCGGGCATGGCCTCGGCTACACGGACTGGGCGTACGAGGCGCTGGACTTCACGCCCGCGGGGCGGGACGGCGAGGCGCTGGGCACGGTGACCGTGCGGGTCCGCAATACGGGTGCCAGGGCAGGCCGTGAGGTCGTCCAGCTCTACCTCACCGTGCCGGAGAACGACGGGGTGGAGCGGCCGGTGCGCCGCCTCGTGGGCTTCGCATCGGTGGGCGCGGCCCCGGGGGAGACGGCCGAGGTGACCATCCCCGTACCCCGCCGGGCGGCGGAGATCTGGGACGCGACGAAGGGCGCCTGGCGCCTGATCCCGGGCACCTACGCGGCAGAGGCGGGCCGCAGCGTCGCCGACCGCCGCCTGTCGGCCTCGGTGCCCGTGCAGCCGACAGCCTGA
- a CDS encoding SGNH/GDSL hydrolase family protein, translating to MRVSATRRKRSAAASSTTRTIVRPSLRTAGRTAGRTGMVLFTTAAVLSSAGCFGSSDDPSRHGPTRAGKTPGAKRSIVWNTRPTSIASLGDSITRGFDACSVLSDCPEVSWSTGTDVRSLAQRLLPSATADAGTHAWNFAKTGAVVADLPGQIEAAAARKPKLITVMIGANDACRDSVDDMTSAEQFRTTFTSALTRLRRDLPKTQVYVASVPDLKRLWSEGRKNVFGRQIWKLGICPSMLKDSQDLDAASNDRRQRVADRVTEYNKVLKDVCGRDVLCRFDPAVHEYRFTTHELSKWDWFHPSKAGQAQLANMAYRRITAP from the coding sequence ATGCGGGTCAGCGCGACACGCCGGAAGCGATCGGCGGCCGCTTCCTCGACCACGCGTACGATCGTGCGCCCGTCCTTGCGCACCGCCGGGCGCACCGCTGGACGCACGGGCATGGTGCTGTTCACCACCGCCGCCGTGCTGAGCTCCGCGGGCTGTTTCGGCAGCTCGGACGACCCCTCCCGGCACGGGCCGACCCGCGCCGGGAAGACGCCCGGCGCCAAGCGGTCCATCGTCTGGAACACCCGGCCGACCTCGATCGCCTCCCTGGGCGACTCCATCACCCGCGGCTTCGACGCCTGTTCGGTGCTCTCCGACTGCCCCGAGGTGTCGTGGTCCACCGGCACCGATGTGCGGAGCCTCGCCCAGCGGCTGCTGCCCTCCGCCACCGCCGACGCGGGGACCCACGCCTGGAACTTCGCCAAGACCGGCGCGGTCGTGGCCGACCTCCCCGGCCAGATCGAGGCGGCCGCGGCCCGCAAGCCGAAGCTGATCACCGTGATGATCGGCGCCAATGACGCGTGCCGGGACTCGGTGGACGACATGACCTCCGCCGAGCAGTTCCGCACCACCTTCACCTCGGCGCTCACCCGGCTGCGCCGCGATCTGCCGAAGACGCAGGTGTACGTGGCCAGCGTGCCGGACCTGAAGCGGCTGTGGTCGGAGGGGCGGAAGAACGTCTTCGGCCGGCAGATCTGGAAGCTGGGCATCTGCCCGTCGATGCTGAAGGACTCCCAGGACCTGGACGCGGCCTCCAACGACCGCCGACAGCGGGTGGCGGACCGGGTGACGGAGTACAACAAGGTGCTGAAGGACGTGTGCGGGCGGGATGTGCTGTGCCGGTTCGACCCGGCGGTGCACGAATACCGCTTCACCACGCATGAGCTGAGCAAGTGGGACTGGTTCCACCCCAGCAAGGCGGGCCAGGCACAACTGGCCAATATGGCCTACCGCCGCATCACCGCGCCCTGA
- a CDS encoding DUF3145 domain-containing protein, whose protein sequence is MTTRGVLYVHSAPRALCPHVEWAIAGVLGVRVTLDWIKQPAANGTWRAEFSWQGEVGTASKLASALRGWHLLRFEVTAEPCATAEGERYSSTPELGIFHAVTGMHGDILIPEDRLRAALARSARGEGDLEAEIAKLLGKPWDDELEPFRYAGEGAPVRWLHQVV, encoded by the coding sequence GTGACGACCCGTGGAGTTCTGTATGTGCACTCCGCTCCGCGCGCGCTGTGCCCGCACGTCGAATGGGCCATCGCGGGCGTCCTCGGCGTGCGGGTCACTCTCGACTGGATCAAGCAGCCGGCGGCGAACGGCACCTGGCGTGCCGAGTTCTCCTGGCAGGGCGAGGTCGGCACGGCCTCCAAACTGGCCTCCGCGCTCCGCGGCTGGCATCTGCTGCGCTTCGAGGTGACCGCCGAGCCCTGCGCCACCGCCGAGGGTGAGCGCTACAGCTCCACCCCCGAGCTCGGCATCTTCCACGCCGTCACCGGAATGCACGGCGACATCCTGATCCCCGAGGACCGGCTGCGCGCCGCCCTCGCCCGCTCCGCCCGCGGCGAGGGCGACCTCGAGGCGGAGATCGCCAAGCTGCTCGGCAAGCCCTGGGACGACGAGCTGGAGCCGTTCCGCTACGCGGGTGAGGGCGCCCCGGTCCGCTGGCTGCACCAGGTCGTCTGA
- a CDS encoding NAD(P)-dependent oxidoreductase — MTEQHPATSVAVLGTGIMGSGMARNLARSGLEVRAWNRTRSKAEPLGEDGVRVTDTPAEAVDGADVILTILYDGAAALETMRRAAPALRPGTAWAQATTAGLEALESLAAFAREKDLVLIDSPVLGTKQPAESGQLLVLAAGPNPVRPVVWPVFDAIGSRTVWVGDTAESAAATRLKLVLNSWVLNVTHATAEAAALAKGLGVEWQGFLDAVEGGPLDNGYMRVKSAQVLRGDLEPSFATKTAEKDARLIVEAGERAGVRLDLAAAGAERFRRAIEAGHGDEDMVASYFASFDGEAP; from the coding sequence ATGACCGAACAACACCCGGCAACGTCCGTCGCGGTCCTCGGCACCGGCATCATGGGCTCCGGAATGGCCCGTAACCTCGCCCGCTCCGGGCTCGAGGTCCGTGCGTGGAACCGCACCCGATCCAAGGCCGAGCCGCTCGGCGAGGACGGCGTACGCGTCACCGACACCCCGGCCGAGGCCGTGGACGGCGCGGATGTCATCCTGACCATCCTCTACGACGGCGCCGCGGCGCTCGAGACGATGCGGCGGGCCGCCCCCGCGCTGCGCCCCGGAACCGCGTGGGCCCAGGCCACCACGGCGGGTCTCGAGGCGCTGGAATCGCTCGCCGCGTTCGCCCGCGAGAAGGACCTCGTCCTCATCGACTCGCCCGTGCTCGGCACCAAGCAGCCCGCGGAGAGCGGACAGCTGCTGGTGCTGGCCGCCGGGCCCAACCCCGTCCGCCCGGTGGTCTGGCCGGTTTTCGACGCCATCGGCAGCCGTACGGTGTGGGTCGGCGACACCGCGGAGAGCGCCGCCGCCACCCGGCTCAAGCTGGTGCTCAACAGCTGGGTCCTCAACGTCACCCACGCCACCGCGGAGGCGGCCGCCCTCGCCAAGGGGCTGGGCGTGGAGTGGCAGGGCTTCCTGGACGCGGTCGAGGGCGGCCCGCTGGACAACGGCTATATGCGGGTCAAGTCGGCCCAGGTGCTCCGGGGCGACCTCGAGCCCAGCTTCGCCACCAAGACCGCGGAGAAGGACGCCCGGCTGATCGTGGAGGCCGGGGAGCGCGCCGGAGTGCGGCTGGACCTGGCGGCCGCCGGCGCGGAGCGGTTCCGCCGCGCGATCGAGGCGGGCCACGGCGACGAGGACATGGTGGCCTCGTACTTCGCCAGCTTCGACGGCGAAGCCCCCTGA
- a CDS encoding beta-ketoacyl-[acyl-carrier-protein] synthase family protein, whose amino-acid sequence MNSTNRTVVVTGVGATTPLGGDAPSTWEAMLAGRSGVRLLEEEWAAELPVRIAAKIAVEPGTIIPRPQARKLDRSAQFALLAAREAWADAGFTAKAGEDSSIDPDRLGAVVASGIGGVTTLLDQYDVLREKGVRKVSPHTVPMLMPNSPAANVSIDLNARAGAHTPVSACASGAEAIGYAIEMIRTGRADVVVAGGTEAAIHPLPMVAFGNMMAMSKNNDDPQGASRPFDVDRNGFVMGEGSGAIVLESAEHAAARGARVYAQAIGQGISADAHHITQPEPSGNGIGNALQNLVENTGISGAEIAHVNAHATSTPQGDLAEIKALRKVFGDDVDHMAVSGTKSMTGHLLGGAGGVETVASVLALYHRLAPPTINIGSLDPEADADVVTGEARALPAEGPIVALNDSFGFGGHNVVLAFRTV is encoded by the coding sequence GTGAACTCGACCAATCGCACCGTGGTCGTCACCGGTGTTGGTGCCACGACGCCGCTGGGTGGCGACGCCCCGTCGACCTGGGAGGCCATGCTGGCCGGCCGGTCCGGCGTCCGCCTCCTGGAGGAGGAATGGGCGGCCGAGTTGCCGGTCCGCATCGCCGCGAAGATCGCGGTGGAGCCGGGCACGATCATTCCGCGTCCGCAGGCCCGCAAGCTCGACCGTTCCGCGCAGTTCGCGCTGCTCGCGGCTCGTGAGGCATGGGCGGACGCGGGCTTCACCGCCAAGGCGGGCGAGGACTCCTCGATCGACCCCGACCGGCTGGGCGCGGTCGTGGCCTCCGGTATCGGCGGGGTCACCACCCTGCTCGACCAGTACGACGTGCTGCGCGAGAAGGGCGTCCGCAAGGTCTCCCCGCACACCGTGCCGATGCTGATGCCCAACAGCCCGGCGGCGAACGTCAGCATCGACCTCAACGCCCGTGCGGGCGCGCACACCCCGGTGAGCGCGTGCGCCTCCGGCGCCGAGGCCATCGGCTACGCCATCGAGATGATCCGCACCGGCCGCGCCGATGTGGTCGTCGCGGGCGGCACCGAGGCGGCCATCCACCCGCTGCCCATGGTCGCCTTCGGCAACATGATGGCGATGTCCAAGAACAACGACGACCCGCAGGGCGCCTCGCGCCCGTTCGACGTCGACCGCAACGGCTTCGTGATGGGCGAGGGCTCGGGCGCCATCGTCCTGGAGTCGGCGGAGCACGCCGCGGCACGCGGGGCCCGGGTGTACGCGCAGGCCATCGGCCAGGGCATCTCGGCCGACGCCCACCACATCACCCAGCCGGAGCCGTCCGGCAACGGCATCGGGAACGCGCTGCAGAACCTGGTGGAGAACACCGGTATCAGCGGTGCCGAGATCGCGCACGTCAACGCGCACGCGACCTCGACCCCGCAGGGCGACCTGGCGGAGATCAAGGCGCTGCGCAAGGTGTTCGGCGACGACGTGGACCACATGGCGGTCTCCGGCACCAAGTCCATGACGGGCCATCTGCTCGGCGGCGCGGGCGGTGTGGAGACGGTGGCCAGCGTGCTCGCGCTGTACCACCGGCTGGCCCCGCCGACGATCAACATCGGCTCGCTGGACCCGGAGGCGGACGCGGACGTCGTGACCGGCGAGGCGCGGGCGCTCCCGGCCGAGGGCCCGATCGTGGCGCTGAACGACTCGTTCGGCTTCGGCGGCCACAATGTGGTGCTCGCCTTCCGCACGGTCTGA
- a CDS encoding acyl carrier protein gives MAATQEEILEGLAEIVNEIAGIPTEDVLLDKSFTDDLDVDSLSMVEVVVAAEERFDVKIPDDDVKNLKTVGDAVDYILKHQG, from the coding sequence ATGGCCGCCACTCAGGAAGAGATCCTCGAGGGTCTCGCCGAGATCGTCAACGAGATCGCCGGTATCCCGACCGAGGACGTCCTGCTGGACAAGTCCTTCACCGACGACCTGGACGTCGACTCGCTGTCCATGGTCGAGGTGGTCGTCGCCGCCGAGGAGCGCTTCGACGTGAAGATCCCGGACGACGACGTCAAGAACCTCAAGACCGTCGGCGACGCCGTCGACTACATCCTCAAGCACCAGGGCTGA
- a CDS encoding ketoacyl-ACP synthase III, with protein sequence MTAKIKPSKGAPYARILGVGGYRPTRVVPNEEILKHIDSSDEWIRSRSGIATRHWAGPDETVAAMSVEAGGKAIADAGLTPEQIGAVIVSTVSHLKQTPAVATEIAHLLGAGKPAAFDISAGCAGFGYGLTLAKGMITDGTAEHVLVIGVERLSDLTDLEDRATAFLFGDGAGAVVVGPSKEPAIGPTVWGSEGDKSDTITQTLPWDVYREQNAADVRYPALRQEGQAVFRWAVYEMAKVAQQALDEAGVSADELDAFIPHQANMRIIDSMIKTLKLPEHVTVARDVETTGNTSAASIPLAMERLLATGQAKSGDTALVIGFGAGLVYAATVVTLP encoded by the coding sequence ATGACCGCGAAGATCAAGCCCAGCAAGGGCGCCCCGTACGCGCGCATTCTCGGCGTCGGTGGCTACCGTCCCACCCGGGTGGTGCCGAACGAGGAGATCCTCAAGCACATCGACTCCTCCGACGAGTGGATCCGCTCCCGTTCGGGCATCGCCACCCGGCACTGGGCCGGTCCGGACGAGACGGTCGCCGCCATGTCCGTGGAGGCCGGAGGCAAGGCCATCGCCGACGCCGGTCTGACGCCGGAGCAGATCGGTGCCGTGATCGTCTCCACGGTCTCGCACCTGAAGCAGACCCCGGCGGTCGCCACCGAGATCGCGCATCTGCTGGGCGCCGGCAAGCCGGCCGCGTTCGACATCTCGGCGGGCTGCGCGGGCTTCGGCTACGGGCTGACCCTCGCCAAGGGCATGATCACCGACGGCACCGCGGAGCATGTGCTGGTCATCGGGGTCGAGCGGCTTTCGGACCTGACCGATCTGGAGGACCGGGCGACGGCCTTCCTGTTCGGCGACGGCGCCGGCGCCGTGGTGGTCGGCCCCTCCAAGGAGCCCGCGATCGGCCCGACCGTCTGGGGCTCGGAGGGCGACAAGTCCGACACCATCACCCAGACGCTGCCCTGGGACGTCTACCGCGAGCAGAACGCCGCCGACGTGCGCTACCCGGCGCTGCGCCAGGAGGGGCAGGCCGTCTTCCGCTGGGCCGTCTACGAGATGGCGAAGGTCGCCCAGCAGGCCCTGGACGAGGCCGGGGTCAGCGCGGACGAGCTCGACGCGTTCATCCCCCACCAGGCCAACATGCGGATCATCGACTCGATGATCAAAACCCTCAAGCTGCCGGAGCACGTCACGGTCGCCCGTGATGTGGAGACCACCGGCAACACCTCGGCCGCCTCCATTCCGCTCGCCATGGAGCGGCTGTTGGCGACGGGGCAGGCGAAGAGCGGCGACACCGCGCTCGTCATCGGATTCGGAGCGGGTCTCGTCTACGCAGCGACGGTCGTTACCCTCCCTTAG
- a CDS encoding ACP S-malonyltransferase translates to MLVLVAPGQGAQKPGFLTPWLDLPGVTERLAWWSAVSGLDLIHYGTKADEEEIRDTAVAQPLLVAAGLVAAHALFGEGVEGATGLAELPNRIGAVAGHSVGEITAAAASGVLTDEAAMVLVRRRGLAMAEAASRTETGMAAILGGEQDEVVAHLAKHGLTPANVNGAGQIVAAGTAEQLAALAEDKPEGVRRVVPLKVAGAFHTNHMAPAVAALEALVAGVPVADPRTRYVSNRDGGVVTTGAGVIERLVAQVSNPVRWDLCMETFQELGVTGLIEVAPGGTLTGIAKRALPGVTNVALKTPDDLDTARALIAEHAVPVDTPAEEELREG, encoded by the coding sequence GTGCTCGTACTCGTCGCTCCCGGCCAGGGTGCTCAAAAGCCCGGCTTCCTGACCCCCTGGCTCGACCTCCCCGGCGTCACCGAACGTCTGGCCTGGTGGTCGGCCGTCTCCGGTCTGGACCTCATCCACTACGGCACCAAGGCCGATGAGGAGGAGATCCGCGACACCGCGGTGGCCCAGCCGCTGCTGGTGGCCGCCGGTCTGGTCGCCGCCCACGCGCTGTTCGGCGAGGGCGTCGAGGGCGCGACCGGTCTCGCGGAGCTGCCGAACCGCATCGGCGCGGTCGCGGGCCACAGCGTCGGCGAGATCACCGCGGCCGCGGCCTCCGGTGTGCTCACCGACGAAGCGGCCATGGTGCTGGTCCGCCGCCGCGGACTCGCCATGGCGGAGGCCGCGAGCCGCACCGAGACCGGAATGGCCGCCATACTGGGTGGTGAGCAGGACGAGGTCGTCGCCCACCTCGCCAAGCACGGACTGACCCCGGCGAACGTCAACGGCGCCGGACAGATCGTGGCCGCGGGCACCGCCGAGCAACTGGCGGCGCTGGCCGAGGACAAGCCGGAGGGGGTGCGCCGAGTCGTACCGCTCAAGGTGGCCGGCGCGTTCCACACCAACCACATGGCCCCGGCGGTCGCCGCCCTCGAGGCCCTGGTCGCGGGCGTCCCGGTGGCCGATCCGCGCACCCGATACGTCTCCAACCGGGACGGCGGGGTCGTGACGACCGGGGCCGGGGTGATCGAGCGGCTGGTCGCCCAGGTGTCCAACCCGGTGCGCTGGGATCTGTGCATGGAGACCTTCCAGGAGCTGGGCGTCACCGGGCTGATCGAGGTGGCCCCGGGCGGCACGCTCACCGGCATCGCCAAGCGCGCGCTGCCGGGCGTCACCAATGTGGCGCTGAAGACTCCGGACGATCTCGACACGGCCCGTGCGCTGATCGCGGAGCACGCCGTTCCCGTCGACACCCCGGCCGAAGAGGAGCTCCGAGAAGGATGA
- a CDS encoding PucR family transcriptional regulator gives MPEPASNTPHPHSATLRRLEKSSGKLAANAIARMDEQLPWYRAMPPENRSWIGLVAQAGIAAFTEWFRHPEAPQAISTDVFGTAPRELTRAITLRQTVEMVRTTIEVMESAIDDVAAPGDESVLREALLVYAREIAFATAQVYAQAAEARGAWDARLESLVVNAVLSGEADEGALSRAAALGWNSPEHVCVVLGTAPDGDSELTVEAIRRAARHAKLQVLTGVLGDRLVVVAGGSDNPLQAAKALIGPYAPGPVVAGPVVSDLLAATRSAGAAAAGLKACTAWPDAPRPVLADDLLPERAMAGDPAAREQLVEEIYRPLEEAGSALLETLSVYLEQASSLEGAARMLFVHPNTVRYRLRRVTDVTGWSPSDVRSAFTLRIALILGRLADANILP, from the coding sequence GTGCCTGAACCAGCCTCGAACACCCCGCATCCGCACAGTGCCACCCTGCGCCGCCTGGAGAAGTCCTCCGGGAAGCTCGCCGCCAACGCCATCGCGCGCATGGACGAGCAGCTGCCGTGGTACCGGGCGATGCCGCCCGAGAACCGCTCCTGGATCGGGCTGGTGGCGCAGGCGGGCATCGCGGCCTTCACCGAATGGTTTCGCCACCCCGAGGCACCCCAGGCGATCAGCACCGATGTGTTCGGCACCGCCCCGCGCGAGCTGACCCGGGCGATCACCCTGCGGCAGACCGTGGAGATGGTCCGCACGACCATCGAGGTCATGGAGTCGGCGATCGACGACGTGGCGGCCCCGGGCGATGAGTCGGTGCTCCGCGAGGCGCTGCTGGTGTACGCGCGGGAGATCGCCTTCGCCACCGCCCAGGTGTACGCGCAGGCCGCCGAGGCGCGCGGCGCCTGGGACGCCCGGCTGGAGTCGCTGGTGGTCAACGCGGTGCTGTCCGGCGAGGCGGACGAGGGTGCGCTGTCCCGCGCCGCCGCCCTGGGCTGGAACTCACCCGAACATGTGTGCGTGGTGCTGGGCACCGCCCCGGACGGGGACAGCGAGCTGACCGTCGAGGCGATCCGGCGGGCCGCCCGGCACGCCAAGCTTCAGGTGCTCACCGGGGTGCTGGGCGACCGGCTGGTGGTGGTCGCGGGCGGCTCGGACAATCCGCTCCAGGCGGCGAAGGCGCTGATCGGGCCGTATGCCCCGGGTCCGGTGGTGGCCGGTCCCGTGGTATCCGACCTGCTGGCCGCGACCCGCTCGGCGGGGGCGGCGGCGGCCGGGCTGAAGGCGTGCACCGCCTGGCCGGACGCGCCCCGCCCGGTGCTCGCCGACGATCTGCTGCCCGAGCGCGCGATGGCCGGGGATCCGGCCGCCCGTGAGCAGTTGGTGGAGGAGATCTACAGACCGCTGGAGGAAGCCGGTTCCGCGCTGCTCGAGACACTGAGTGTGTACCTTGAACAGGCGAGCAGTCTGGAGGGTGCGGCCCGGATGCTCTTCGTTCACCCGAACACCGTCCGCTACCGGCTACGACGTGTGACGGACGTCACCGGATGGTCACCTTCCGACGTCAGGTCGGCGTTTACTCTGCGCATAGCCCTGATCCTGGGACGTCTCGCCGACGCGAACATATTGCCCTGA
- a CDS encoding pirin family protein, translating to MWIQRSGARYPGGEGVGIETRHAFSFSGYYDPGNVRFGSLVACNEERLAPGAGFAEHPHRDMEIVTWVVEGELTHEDSTGARTVVRPGDVQRLSAGSGVRHTERNAGAEPLTFVQMWLMPGPGAATDPAYEVVRGIADGTPYALERTEAVLHVRRLVDGERTALPDAPWVYAHAVRGAARIDGGTLTPGDAARISAAEGLEARAEGPAELLIWEMHAEPGYG from the coding sequence ATGTGGATACAGCGGTCCGGTGCACGGTATCCGGGTGGGGAGGGCGTGGGCATCGAGACGCGCCACGCCTTTTCCTTCTCTGGGTACTACGACCCCGGCAATGTGCGGTTCGGCTCGCTCGTGGCCTGCAACGAGGAGCGGCTCGCGCCCGGCGCGGGCTTCGCCGAACATCCCCACCGCGATATGGAGATCGTCACCTGGGTCGTCGAGGGCGAACTCACCCATGAGGACTCCACCGGCGCGCGGACCGTCGTGCGCCCCGGCGACGTCCAGCGGCTCAGCGCCGGAAGCGGAGTGCGTCACACCGAGCGCAACGCGGGTGCCGAACCCCTCACCTTCGTCCAGATGTGGCTGATGCCGGGCCCCGGTGCCGCCACGGACCCGGCGTACGAGGTGGTGCGCGGCATCGCCGACGGCACCCCGTACGCACTGGAGCGCACCGAGGCGGTGCTGCATGTGCGGCGGCTGGTGGACGGCGAGCGCACCGCGCTGCCGGACGCGCCCTGGGTGTACGCGCACGCGGTGCGCGGCGCGGCGCGGATCGACGGCGGGACCCTCACACCCGGCGACGCGGCCCGGATCTCCGCCGCGGAGGGGCTGGAGGCGCGCGCGGAGGGGCCCGCCGAGCTGCTGATCTGGGAGATGCACGCGGAGCCGGGCTACGGCTGA